A single Mangrovimonas sp. YM274 DNA region contains:
- a CDS encoding type IX secretion system membrane protein PorP/SprF, producing the protein MKRIYMAMVLLMCVQLYGQQDPQYTQYMYNMNVVNPAYAGSKEALSLGVLYRWQWSGIDGAPQTGTFFAHSPIGSNMGLGLSFINDQIGPVVENNVYADFSYTLRLGGEHRLAFGVKAGATFHDIGLQDLELFDDNDPFFSENINSTTPNIGAGFFYYTEHYYVGFSVPNMLNSVHLDADGYELGSEVSHYFLTGGYVFDVSANTKLKPSFLVKSAFSAPTSFDVNLNALFYDRFEIGASYRLDDSFSGLVNFGITPNLRIGYAYDGVTSDISKYASSSHEIMLLWDLNFSKKVSRSPRYF; encoded by the coding sequence ATGAAAAGAATATATATGGCAATGGTCCTATTGATGTGCGTACAGCTGTACGGCCAACAGGACCCACAGTACACGCAGTATATGTACAACATGAACGTTGTGAACCCGGCGTATGCGGGCTCTAAGGAGGCGCTCAGCCTGGGTGTTCTCTACCGCTGGCAGTGGAGCGGTATCGACGGTGCCCCGCAGACGGGGACGTTCTTTGCGCACTCGCCAATCGGGAGCAACATGGGGCTAGGCCTGTCGTTCATCAACGACCAGATCGGTCCTGTTGTGGAGAACAACGTCTACGCAGATTTCAGCTATACCCTAAGGCTTGGCGGCGAACACCGCCTGGCCTTCGGTGTCAAGGCAGGGGCCACGTTCCACGACATCGGGCTCCAGGACCTGGAGCTTTTCGACGATAACGACCCGTTCTTTTCGGAGAACATCAACAGCACGACGCCGAACATCGGAGCAGGGTTCTTCTACTACACGGAGCACTACTATGTAGGGTTCTCGGTACCGAACATGCTGAACTCGGTGCACCTTGATGCTGACGGTTACGAGCTGGGCTCTGAGGTGAGCCACTACTTTTTGACAGGGGGCTATGTGTTCGACGTATCTGCCAACACGAAGCTCAAGCCCTCGTTCTTGGTAAAGTCGGCGTTTTCTGCACCGACGTCGTTTGACGTGAACTTGAACGCGCTGTTCTACGACCGCTTCGAGATAGGGGCTTCGTACCGTCTTGACGATTCGTTCTCCGGCCTTGTGAACTTCGGCATCACGCCGAACCTTCGTATCGGTTATGCCTATGACGGAGTTACCTCAGACATCAGCAAGTATGCTTCCTCGTCGCACGAGATCATGTTGCTTTGGGACCTGAACTTTAGCAAGAAGGTATCACGATCACCAAGATATTTCTAA
- a CDS encoding choice-of-anchor L domain-containing protein, protein MRKLLLLFLVLFSVFNQLNAQVAIGSGTLESENAPFEPFYGYSYSQTVYLASEINASGTITDIQWYYSGTSAMPNSQELVIYMAESPKSEFDSNTDWEPIDSFTEVYSGGITVTAGSPGWVQITLDTPFDYANTDNLIIAVEENMPAYDSSGDDFYNSEVGTNRTIYHFSDSVNADPASPPTANNIDTTIPNIILGGIEQLCPNPYSAEVDVNLTTADFTWEGGSATAWEVINQEVGGTAPTDTDSGTSVDASTYQATDLTLGADYEFYVRADCGADGYSGWVGPLTYHISDEGEACSNPINVTTLPYTTADNTSEYLDDYAGSPGADCSTTSSYLNGDDVVYAYTPTEDTSIDLELSDITENYAGMFVYTDCDDIGTGCVGGASNGFSTDDLVIDNFTVTAGTTYYIVISTWFAQSVGYTLDITENTCIDQEITYSVVSDCVNGPQFFIEADVTSLGSATTLTLSDDQGSAEQTVTDIGIYTFGPYDNATDVIITSENVDDANCILESEVLTQPFCSDNVVDCAVGPVNTTFCYDNNNDVTFTYTSTDGSALNLIVNGGSVESGWDYFIVYDSDGTTELTDPNTTGALSGVFQSTGDTISFTVDADGVGSCASSSYTPIDVTVSCATCTNPEWSYEVVGDCINGPQFNIEVDLSDMGTGTSYTISDDQGGDSQTVTELGIYTFGPYDNTTQVALTIANDDDVNCELTGPAVTQEFCTENYVNCDEGPLNSVFCYGPNNDTTMTFTSNDGTSLIFIVNAGFVENGWDYFHVYDTDGTELTPVDGLTGDLAGNVYQSSGDTISYFVDADGGGSCTDTWTTYDSIDVTVICATCDLPTWSYAPVSDCINGPQFNVEVDLSDMGSATSYTITDNQGGVAQTATETGIYTFGPYANGTEVSFTIANDDDANCTLSGQPVTQPFCLDNYIDCPDGEPINFVYCYGNDDTNIFTFTSSDGTPLNFDVNAGDLSPFGGDYFHVYDTDGTELTPNEFMGFDEDGDLTGVSFQSTGDTISFWIESNAFTSCQDTWTSYASLDVTVACATCINPQASYTIVDDCENGEQFLVDVEITNMGSGSSLTISSDYDDVTVTATEVGTYQMGPFAFNTAVEIAVVNDDDVTCDIYSPEFLVLACPPENDNPCDAIAVEVNEVDECTLFTSGTVAGGTPSTVAAPTCNGQPNDDVWFTFEANTEAQVVSLNNIANGNLNLDFSVYEGTCDGTLTELYCSDASVGAVEGLTVGETYYVRVYSFDDEAVGTTFDICIKPSPGNIVTDQVTYTVEQLVTDVLIANECAQISNITYSTGTDFDSVNGIAYFYTESPGFPFDDGIMLASGDAALADGPNDGTASSGGFSWPGDTDLDGIVGGNTNNASIIEFDFVPFADEISFDFIMASEEYNGGSFECNYSDAFAFLLTDELGVTTNLAVLPGTTTPILVTNIHPENTSCGAINEEYFGGYTPDNLPPMIYDGRTVQFTAFSNVNIGETYHIKLVMADEGDSALDSAVFLKAGSFDIGDFDLGIDITIESGNAICDGEPIILDTGAPSVEHVWYKDGFIVEGATESTLEISEEGEYTAQVIFSPTCNVDDTILVEYLPNPAIAEPMDLEVCSTTPFGVYDLTENTPVVLGDLDPALFTVSYHLTEQDAIDDVNPLASPYANVTAPQTIWVRVFDTVLGCKTVSSFDLIITAPTHTATSVDLLECDNDGDGVAEYDLDAHSTYILDGQDAAAYNVTYYASEQDAMDAANPLANPYTSAGNETVWVRVETVGLPDCYVTNSFMLTIGTAPMTSFTEDFDYIVCEGTDVPVIIEATPGNYTEDEVSINWYQDEVLIEGEHGLTLPVLTGGIYEVEVIFNDTGCSAITEQVMETVVCEFPQGISPNGDGLNDNFDLSVFRVSKIEIFNRLGTLVYSKRNYTNEWYGQTNDGDELPVGTYFYTLEYNDGETRSAWVYINK, encoded by the coding sequence ATGAGAAAACTACTATTATTATTTCTTGTGTTGTTTTCAGTTTTTAATCAACTCAATGCCCAAGTGGCCATTGGGTCGGGTACTTTGGAATCTGAAAATGCACCCTTTGAACCCTTTTACGGGTATTCGTATTCGCAGACCGTGTATTTGGCTTCAGAGATCAATGCCTCTGGAACCATTACCGATATACAATGGTATTATAGCGGTACTTCTGCAATGCCAAACAGTCAGGAATTGGTCATTTATATGGCTGAATCTCCGAAGTCAGAGTTTGACTCGAATACTGATTGGGAGCCGATAGATTCTTTTACTGAAGTATATTCAGGAGGGATTACCGTAACTGCGGGCTCACCAGGTTGGGTCCAAATTACTTTGGATACGCCTTTTGATTATGCTAATACGGATAATTTAATTATTGCTGTAGAGGAAAACATGCCAGCTTATGATAGTTCTGGAGATGATTTTTACAATTCAGAAGTAGGGACGAATAGAACGATCTACCATTTTAGTGATTCGGTAAATGCAGATCCTGCTTCTCCGCCAACAGCGAACAATATTGATACTACCATCCCGAACATTATTTTGGGTGGAATTGAGCAATTATGTCCAAATCCTTATAGTGCAGAAGTAGATGTTAATTTAACAACAGCTGATTTTACCTGGGAAGGTGGTTCGGCGACTGCTTGGGAAGTGATCAACCAAGAAGTAGGTGGTACGGCCCCAACTGATACTGATTCTGGTACTTCTGTAGATGCAAGTACATACCAAGCAACAGATTTGACTTTAGGAGCAGATTATGAATTTTATGTTAGAGCCGATTGTGGTGCTGATGGTTATAGTGGATGGGTAGGGCCATTAACTTACCATATAAGTGATGAAGGAGAGGCTTGTAGCAATCCCATTAACGTAACGACACTTCCTTATACGACAGCTGATAATACGTCTGAATACTTAGATGATTATGCCGGTAGTCCAGGAGCCGATTGTAGTACAACTTCTTCCTATTTAAATGGGGATGACGTGGTATATGCGTATACACCTACTGAGGATACTTCTATTGACTTAGAGCTATCTGATATTACAGAAAATTATGCAGGGATGTTCGTTTACACTGATTGTGACGATATTGGAACTGGCTGTGTAGGAGGTGCAAGCAATGGATTTTCTACCGATGATTTGGTTATTGATAATTTCACGGTTACTGCAGGAACAACTTATTACATTGTGATTTCTACGTGGTTTGCCCAAAGTGTTGGTTATACTTTGGATATTACCGAGAATACTTGTATTGATCAGGAAATAACTTATTCAGTTGTGAGCGACTGTGTTAATGGACCTCAGTTCTTTATTGAAGCCGATGTAACCAGTTTAGGGTCTGCAACTACCTTAACGCTTTCAGACGATCAAGGAAGTGCAGAGCAAACAGTTACCGATATAGGTATTTATACTTTTGGACCTTATGATAACGCTACAGATGTTATTATTACTTCTGAGAATGTTGATGATGCCAATTGTATTTTAGAAAGTGAAGTGTTAACGCAACCATTCTGTTCAGATAATGTTGTAGACTGTGCTGTGGGACCAGTAAATACAACCTTCTGTTACGATAATAATAATGATGTTACTTTTACCTATACCAGTACAGATGGATCTGCATTAAACTTAATTGTGAATGGAGGATCTGTAGAAAGTGGCTGGGATTACTTCATTGTATATGATTCTGACGGAACAACGGAGCTTACAGATCCTAATACTACAGGAGCTTTATCTGGGGTGTTCCAATCTACGGGAGATACTATTTCCTTTACAGTAGATGCTGATGGTGTAGGTAGTTGTGCGTCATCTTCCTATACTCCAATTGATGTAACGGTATCCTGTGCAACCTGTACCAATCCAGAATGGTCTTACGAAGTAGTTGGAGACTGTATCAATGGGCCTCAATTTAACATTGAAGTAGATTTGTCGGATATGGGAACTGGAACGTCTTATACGATTTCTGATGATCAAGGCGGCGATTCTCAAACTGTTACCGAATTAGGTATTTATACCTTTGGACCATATGACAATACTACACAAGTTGCTTTGACTATTGCTAATGATGATGATGTAAACTGTGAACTAACAGGACCAGCTGTAACTCAGGAGTTCTGTACAGAAAATTATGTGAATTGTGATGAAGGACCGTTGAATTCTGTATTCTGTTATGGACCAAACAACGACACTACTATGACGTTTACAAGTAATGATGGTACAAGTTTGATCTTTATTGTTAATGCCGGATTTGTAGAAAATGGCTGGGATTATTTCCATGTTTATGATACTGACGGGACAGAACTGACACCAGTTGATGGTTTAACAGGTGATTTAGCAGGAAACGTATACCAGTCTTCAGGAGATACCATTTCTTATTTTGTGGATGCAGATGGAGGAGGAAGTTGTACCGATACTTGGACAACGTATGATTCTATTGATGTAACCGTTATTTGTGCTACTTGTGATTTGCCAACGTGGTCTTATGCACCAGTTTCAGACTGTATCAATGGTCCTCAATTTAATGTTGAAGTAGACCTTTCTGATATGGGATCGGCAACGTCTTACACTATTACTGATAACCAAGGCGGAGTTGCGCAAACAGCAACTGAAACTGGTATTTATACTTTTGGACCTTATGCCAACGGAACAGAGGTGTCTTTTACCATTGCCAATGATGACGATGCTAACTGTACTTTGTCAGGACAACCGGTAACACAGCCATTCTGTTTGGATAACTACATTGATTGTCCAGATGGTGAGCCAATCAACTTTGTGTATTGTTATGGAAATGATGATACTAACATATTTACCTTTACAAGTAGTGATGGAACACCACTTAATTTTGATGTTAATGCTGGAGATTTAAGTCCATTTGGTGGCGATTATTTCCACGTGTATGATACCGATGGAACGGAATTAACGCCAAATGAATTTATGGGATTTGATGAAGATGGAGACCTTACCGGTGTAAGTTTCCAATCTACAGGAGATACCATTTCTTTCTGGATTGAATCTAACGCTTTTACAAGCTGTCAAGATACATGGACAAGTTATGCCTCTTTAGATGTAACTGTTGCTTGTGCTACTTGTATCAATCCACAAGCGTCTTATACTATTGTAGATGACTGTGAAAACGGTGAGCAATTCTTGGTAGATGTTGAAATTACCAATATGGGCTCTGGATCATCATTGACCATTTCAAGTGATTATGACGATGTTACTGTAACAGCAACAGAGGTTGGAACCTACCAAATGGGACCATTCGCCTTCAATACTGCGGTAGAAATAGCGGTGGTTAATGATGATGATGTAACCTGTGATATTTACAGTCCTGAATTTTTGGTATTGGCTTGTCCTCCCGAAAATGACAACCCATGTGATGCTATTGCTGTTGAAGTAAATGAAGTGGACGAGTGTACCTTGTTTACGTCAGGGACGGTTGCTGGTGGAACGCCATCTACGGTGGCAGCACCAACTTGTAACGGACAGCCTAATGATGATGTATGGTTTACGTTTGAAGCTAATACTGAGGCTCAAGTAGTATCCTTGAACAACATTGCTAACGGAAACTTAAATCTTGATTTTAGTGTGTATGAAGGAACTTGTGATGGTACCCTTACTGAATTGTACTGTTCAGATGCTAGTGTTGGGGCTGTTGAAGGCCTAACAGTTGGCGAAACCTATTATGTAAGAGTGTACTCTTTTGATGATGAGGCTGTCGGAACAACCTTTGATATTTGTATCAAGCCATCTCCAGGGAATATTGTTACCGATCAGGTAACCTATACCGTAGAGCAATTGGTAACCGATGTATTGATTGCCAATGAGTGTGCGCAAATCTCTAACATTACCTATTCTACAGGAACGGATTTTGATTCTGTAAATGGTATTGCCTATTTCTATACTGAAAGTCCAGGATTCCCATTTGACGATGGAATTATGTTGGCCTCAGGAGATGCTGCTTTGGCCGATGGACCTAATGATGGAACTGCTTCTTCTGGAGGGTTTAGCTGGCCTGGAGATACCGATTTAGATGGTATTGTAGGAGGAAACACAAACAATGCCTCTATCATTGAGTTCGATTTCGTGCCTTTTGCCGATGAGATCAGTTTTGACTTTATCATGGCTTCTGAAGAATATAACGGAGGTTCTTTTGAGTGTAACTATTCGGACGCCTTTGCCTTCCTATTGACCGATGAACTTGGAGTAACTACCAACTTGGCGGTATTACCAGGTACAACTACACCAATCTTGGTAACCAATATTCACCCAGAAAACACCTCTTGTGGAGCAATCAATGAGGAGTATTTTGGTGGTTATACGCCGGATAACTTGCCTCCTATGATCTATGATGGTAGAACTGTACAATTTACAGCGTTTTCTAACGTAAACATTGGTGAAACTTACCATATCAAATTGGTAATGGCCGATGAAGGGGATTCAGCATTGGATTCTGCGGTTTTCCTTAAAGCTGGTAGTTTTGATATTGGAGATTTCGATTTAGGAATTGATATTACTATTGAATCAGGAAATGCTATTTGTGATGGAGAGCCAATTATTCTAGATACCGGAGCACCATCAGTGGAGCACGTATGGTACAAGGATGGCTTTATTGTTGAAGGAGCAACCGAATCTACTTTAGAAATTTCTGAAGAGGGAGAATATACTGCTCAAGTAATCTTCTCTCCAACATGTAATGTCGATGATACTATTTTGGTTGAGTATTTGCCTAATCCAGCGATTGCAGAACCTATGGATCTTGAGGTATGTTCTACAACGCCATTTGGAGTTTACGACCTTACTGAAAATACGCCTGTGGTACTTGGAGATTTGGACCCAGCATTGTTTACAGTGTCTTATCACTTGACAGAGCAGGATGCTATTGATGATGTAAACCCATTAGCATCTCCTTACGCTAACGTGACAGCTCCTCAAACTATTTGGGTGAGAGTATTTGATACAGTGTTAGGTTGTAAGACCGTATCAAGTTTCGATTTAATCATTACGGCTCCAACGCATACGGCTACTAGCGTAGACCTATTGGAGTGTGACAATGATGGAGATGGTGTTGCAGAATACGATTTGGATGCACATAGTACATATATTTTGGATGGTCAGGATGCTGCAGCTTACAACGTGACGTATTATGCTTCTGAGCAGGATGCCATGGATGCAGCCAATCCATTGGCGAACCCTTACACAAGTGCCGGTAACGAAACGGTTTGGGTGCGCGTAGAAACTGTTGGGCTTCCAGATTGTTATGTAACCAACAGCTTTATGTTGACTATTGGAACTGCTCCAATGACATCGTTTACTGAAGATTTCGATTATATAGTTTGTGAGGGTACAGATGTGCCTGTGATTATCGAAGCAACACCAGGTAACTATACAGAAGATGAAGTTAGCATTAATTGGTACCAAGATGAAGTATTAATTGAGGGCGAGCATGGCTTGACATTGCCTGTGTTAACGGGTGGTATTTATGAGGTTGAAGTAATCTTTAACGATACTGGTTGTAGTGCCATTACCGAACAAGTTATGGAAACTGTGGTGTGTGAGTTCCCACAAGGTATTTCGCCTAACGGAGATGGCTTAAACGACAATTTTGATTTGAGTGTGTTTAGAGTAAGCAAAATTGAAATTTTCAACCGTTTAGGAACTTTGGTATACTCTAAGCGTAACTATACCAATGAGTGGTACGGACAGACCAATGATGGTGACGAGCTTCCTGTTGGAACGTACTTCTATACCTTGGAATATAACGATGGTGAAACACGTAGCGCTTGGGTTTACATCAACAAATAA
- a CDS encoding OmpA family protein — MKNIHTYIAIAMMGGMSMTAQNKDTKKADELYGRFEYVEAAEAYGKLVEKGKGDAYVYTQLAEANYNIYNTEEAERWYAKAIESGNQDSETIYRYAQMLKANGKYSESNAQMAKFASMAPGDERAKAYRSAPDYIDEIKSTRKRFEVEDMSLNTEYSEFGAVEKDGDLYFVSARNTSRKTYGWNGEPFLDIYKFSKGEDGSYSEGDLLGKEINTKYHEGTVSFSPDGSTMYFSRESFFEKVYEKEDRTKISVIHLFRSKKVDGKWGPAEGFAMNSDSYSVKDPAVSADGKTLYFASNMPGGMGGFDLYRAGINADGSLGEAENLGSKINTEGHEVFPFAGSNGELYFASNGHLGLGGLDMFQVKSDMSGVDNMGVPVNSSGDDFALSYDDATGMGYVSSNRSGGRGNDDIYRVRKVEEPCDTQLLVKIIDEKSKEAIAGAMATLYAANGEELGSATSDAQGMVSFSILCETDTELGVTSANHIGKRVSIEGSLEKEVKESVELAPIEELIVADQVVLNPIYFDFDKSNITAQAAFELDKLVQVMTKYPEMVILATSHTDSRGSDAYNMSLSDRRAKSTAQYVISKGIDKSRITGEGRGESEPKVDCGANCSEEQHQLNRRSEFIIVSGGPKTK; from the coding sequence ATGAAGAACATACATACATATATAGCAATAGCGATGATGGGGGGCATGAGCATGACCGCCCAGAACAAGGACACAAAGAAGGCAGACGAGCTCTACGGGCGCTTTGAGTACGTAGAGGCCGCTGAGGCCTATGGAAAGCTTGTGGAGAAGGGCAAGGGCGATGCCTATGTCTACACGCAGCTGGCAGAGGCCAACTACAACATCTACAATACAGAGGAGGCCGAGCGCTGGTATGCCAAGGCGATCGAGTCCGGCAACCAGGATTCGGAGACCATCTACAGATATGCCCAGATGCTGAAGGCTAACGGGAAGTACAGCGAGTCCAACGCGCAGATGGCTAAGTTTGCCTCTATGGCACCGGGTGACGAGCGTGCGAAGGCGTACCGCTCTGCACCGGACTATATCGATGAGATCAAGTCCACGCGCAAGCGCTTTGAGGTAGAGGACATGTCTCTGAACACGGAGTACTCGGAGTTCGGTGCCGTTGAGAAGGACGGTGACCTTTACTTTGTATCGGCGCGCAACACGAGCCGCAAGACCTATGGCTGGAACGGGGAGCCTTTCCTTGACATCTACAAGTTCAGCAAGGGAGAGGACGGCAGCTACAGCGAGGGAGACCTGCTAGGTAAGGAGATCAACACGAAGTACCACGAGGGTACGGTGTCCTTTTCTCCGGATGGCAGCACGATGTACTTTTCAAGGGAGAGCTTCTTTGAGAAGGTCTATGAGAAGGAGGACCGCACGAAGATCAGTGTGATCCACCTGTTCCGCTCGAAGAAAGTGGACGGCAAATGGGGGCCTGCAGAGGGCTTTGCGATGAACAGCGATAGCTACTCGGTAAAGGACCCAGCGGTGAGCGCCGACGGGAAGACATTGTATTTTGCCTCGAACATGCCGGGAGGTATGGGCGGCTTTGACCTTTACAGGGCGGGCATCAATGCCGATGGCAGCCTTGGCGAAGCGGAGAACCTTGGATCCAAGATCAACACGGAGGGCCATGAGGTGTTCCCTTTTGCGGGGAGCAACGGCGAGCTTTACTTTGCCTCGAACGGGCACTTGGGCCTAGGTGGACTGGATATGTTCCAGGTGAAGTCGGACATGTCCGGTGTGGACAACATGGGGGTACCTGTTAACAGCAGCGGGGACGACTTTGCGCTTAGCTATGACGATGCCACAGGTATGGGCTATGTGTCCTCGAACCGTTCAGGCGGTAGGGGCAACGACGATATCTACCGCGTGAGAAAGGTAGAGGAGCCATGCGATACGCAGCTGTTGGTGAAGATCATCGACGAGAAGAGCAAGGAGGCCATCGCAGGAGCCATGGCAACGCTTTACGCAGCCAATGGCGAGGAACTAGGCAGTGCGACTTCGGATGCGCAGGGTATGGTAAGCTTCAGCATATTGTGCGAGACGGATACGGAACTTGGTGTGACCTCTGCGAACCACATCGGGAAGCGCGTATCGATCGAGGGCAGCTTGGAGAAGGAAGTGAAAGAGTCTGTAGAATTGGCACCTATCGAGGAGCTTATCGTGGCGGACCAGGTAGTGCTCAACCCTATCTACTTCGACTTTGACAAATCGAACATCACGGCACAGGCGGCCTTTGAGCTTGACAAACTGGTGCAGGTGATGACCAAATACCCAGAGATGGTGATCTTGGCCACTTCGCATACGGACAGCCGTGGCTCTGACGCCTACAACATGTCGCTGTCTGACAGACGAGCAAAGTCAACGGCACAGTACGTGATCTCGAAGGGAATCGACAAGAGCCGCATTACCGGAGAGGGACGTGGAGAGAGCGAGCCTAAGGTGGACTGCGGAGCCAACTGCAGCGAGGAGCAGCACCAGCTGAACCGTAGATCGGAGTTCATCATCGTAAGCGGTGGACCTAAAACGAAATAA
- a CDS encoding type IX secretion system membrane protein PorP/SprF codes for MKKLCLMAVLFITAFMQGQQDPQYTQYMYNMNVVNPAYAGSKEALSLGVLYRWQWSGIDGAPQTGTFFAHSPIGSNMGLGLSFINDQIGPVVENNVYADFSYTLRLGGEHRLAFGVKAGATFHDIGLQDLELFDDNDPFFSENINSTTPNIGAGFFYYTEHYYVGFSVPNMLNSVHLDADGYELGSEVSHYFLTGGYVFDVSANTKLKPSFLVKSAFSAPTSFDVNLNALFYDRFEIGASYRLDDSFSGLVNFGITPNLRIGYAYDGVTSDISKYASSSHEIMLLWDLNFSKKVSRSPRYF; via the coding sequence ATGAAAAAACTATGCTTAATGGCAGTCCTGTTCATTACGGCCTTTATGCAGGGCCAACAGGACCCACAGTACACGCAGTATATGTACAACATGAACGTTGTGAACCCGGCGTATGCGGGCTCTAAGGAGGCACTCAGTCTGGGTGTTCTCTACCGTTGGCAGTGGAGCGGTATCGACGGTGCCCCACAGACGGGGACGTTCTTTGCGCACTCGCCAATCGGGAGCAACATGGGGCTAGGCCTGTCGTTCATCAACGACCAGATCGGACCTGTAGTAGAGAACAACGTCTACGCAGATTTCAGCTATACCCTAAGGCTTGGCGGCGAACACCGCCTGGCCTTCGGTGTCAAGGCAGGGGCCACGTTCCACGACATCGGGCTCCAGGACCTGGAGCTTTTCGACGATAACGACCCGTTCTTTTCGGAGAACATCAACAGCACGACGCCGAACATCGGAGCAGGGTTCTTCTATTACACGGAGCACTACTATGTAGGGTTCTCGGTACCGAACATGCTGAACTCGGTGCACCTTGATGCTGACGGTTACGAGCTGGGCTCTGAGGTGAGCCACTACTTTTTGACAGGGGGCTATGTGTTCGACGTATCTGCCAACACGAAGCTCAAGCCCTCGTTTTTGGTAAAGTCGGCGTTTTCTGCACCGACGTCGTTTGACGTGAACTTGAACGCGCTGTTCTACGACCGCTTCGAGATCGGGGCTTCGTACCGTCTTGACGATTCGTTCTCCGGCCTTGTGAACTTCGGCATCACGCCGAACCTTCGTATCGGTTATGCCTATGACGGAGTTACCTCAGACATCAGCAAGTATGCTTCCTCGTCGCACGAGATCATGTTGCTTTGGGACCTGAACTTTAGCAAGAAGGTATCACGATCACCAAGATATTTCTAA